The following proteins are co-located in the Haloarcula marismortui ATCC 43049 genome:
- a CDS encoding LysE family translocator yields MHHSLGLLQLGALSLVPTALGGVLFGLALAAPPGPMNAVIAEESALRGWRAGFFAGLGAMTADACFLVLAVLGAATVITETPGVRRIMVGAGGLLMLWFAYGAVREANTAVTEGDSSVTSGDSRGFRKALVLALTNPYQVAFWLTVGVGLLEPGVVDVASYVPAVGTDALTVQTGHPVLLGGFFGGIGLWITGFPAAIVAARARIERLAPLIAWVSAAVLAGTGVLFLLRAL; encoded by the coding sequence ATGCATCACTCACTCGGCCTGCTCCAGCTCGGTGCGCTCTCGCTTGTCCCGACAGCCCTCGGCGGGGTCCTGTTTGGCCTCGCACTCGCTGCGCCGCCGGGCCCGATGAACGCCGTTATTGCCGAGGAGAGCGCCCTACGGGGCTGGCGGGCCGGCTTCTTTGCCGGCCTCGGCGCGATGACCGCTGACGCCTGTTTCCTCGTGCTCGCCGTACTCGGCGCCGCCACAGTAATCACCGAAACGCCGGGAGTCCGCCGCATAATGGTCGGCGCCGGCGGGCTCCTGATGCTCTGGTTCGCGTACGGAGCAGTCCGGGAGGCCAATACAGCAGTTACAGAGGGAGACTCGTCAGTCACGTCTGGAGACAGCCGCGGCTTCCGCAAGGCCCTCGTTCTGGCGCTGACAAACCCCTATCAGGTCGCCTTCTGGCTCACCGTCGGCGTGGGCCTCCTTGAACCCGGCGTGGTCGACGTGGCGTCGTACGTGCCCGCGGTCGGGACTGACGCGCTAACCGTACAGACCGGGCATCCGGTCCTGCTAGGTGGGTTTTTCGGCGGTATCGGTCTCTGGATTACAGGGTTCCCGGCGGCGATTGTCGCCGCAAGAGCGCGTATCGAACGGCTCGCACCGCTAATCGCGTGGGTCAGTGCCGCTGTTCTCGCCGGGACTGGCGTCCTGTTCCTGCTGCGAGCGCTATGA